A stretch of the Glycine soja cultivar W05 chromosome 13, ASM419377v2, whole genome shotgun sequence genome encodes the following:
- the LOC114381066 gene encoding triacylglycerol lipase 2-like, whose product MANTVVSLFSIVLLCITAAQGRKRLHLNNERLTSYPVINDIDGICKTMVETQGYTCEEHQVTTEDGYILSLQRMPEGRSGEKADKPPVLLQHGIFSDASTWLVNSPDESLGFILADNGYDVWLANVRGTQYSSGHTSLIPNDTAYWDWSWDELASYDLPAFAQYVYNYTGQRIHYAGHSLGTLMALAALSQGQVVNMLRSTALLCPIAHMNQIPSLLTKLAADTFIANDMYWLGIHEFNPNGGGAASKFVEDICNKLNLNCSNLMSLVTGPNCCLNSSRTDISSEPTATKNLIHLSQMIRTGKIVKYDYGDQGQNMQHYGQPVPPLYDMTAIPNEFPLFLSYGGQDFLSDVKDVQVLLNDLKDHNGNKLVVLFKEDYAHLDFVRAVNAKQMIYDPMISFFNVN is encoded by the exons ATGGCCAACACTGTAGTTAGCCTGTTTTCAATAGTCCTGCTTTGCATAACAGCAGCTCAAGGGAGGAAAAGACTTCACCTTAACAATGAACGGCTAACATCCTATCCAGTTATTAATGATATTGATGGTATCTGCAAAACAATGGTAGAGACACAAGGTTACACATGTGAAGAACATCAG GTTACAACAGAGGATGGTTACATCCTGAGCCTGCAGAGGATGCCAGAAGGACGGTCCGGAGAGAAAGCTGACAAGCCGCCGGTGCTATTACAACATGGTATCTTTAGT GATGCTTCAACATGGCTGGTAAATTCTCCAGATGAATCATTGGGATTTATCTTAGCAGACAATGGGTATGATGTGTGGCTCGCCAATGTTCGTGGGACACAATACAGCAGCGGGCACACATCACTTATTCCTAATGACACG GCCTATTGGGATTGGTCATGGGATGAATTGGCTAGTTATGATCTTCCTGCTTTTGCCCAATATGTGTACAACTATACTGGTCAGAGAATACACTATGCAGGTCATTCCTTG GGAACTTTAATGGCTTTAGCTGCTTTATCTCAAGGGCAAGTGGTGAACATGTTGAGATCGACTGCATTACTTTGCCCAATTGCTCATATGAATCAGATTCCATCACTACTAACAAAACTTGCTGCAGACACATTTATAGCTAAT GACATGTACTGGTTAGGAATCCACGAATTCAATCCGAACGG GGGTGGTGCGGCTTCAAAATTTGTGGAAGACATCTGCAATAAACTAAACTTGAACTGCTCAAACCTAATGTCGCTTGTCACAG GTCCAAACTGCTGCCTAAATTCGTCCAGAACAGATATCTCTTCTGAGCCAACAGCAACTAAGAATTTGATCCATCTATCGCAAA TGATCAGAACAGGAAAAATAGTAAAGTATGATTATGGTGACCAAGGACAAAATATGCAGCACTATGGACAACCAGTTCCTCCTCTTTATGACATGACGGCAATTCCAAATGaattccctctttttctcagcTATGGAGGGCAAGACTTTCTATCTGATGTAAAGGATGTGCAGGTTTTGCTCAATGACCTCAAAGATCATAATGGGAACAAGCTCGTGGTACTGTTCAAGGAAGATTATGCTCACCTTGATTTTGTCAGGGCTGTCAATGCTAAACAAATGATTTATGATCCTatgatatctttttttaatgttaattga